Genomic DNA from Alistipes indistinctus YIT 12060:
GTCGTAATGGGTCAGTTCGATCGTACGGCCGTCGATTTCGTTGCGGTTGCCTTTTTGTTTATGGCTGTCGAAGAGCGCTTCGCCGTAGGCGAGGCGTACCGTCGCGCCCTTGCCGCCGCTGAGGATCAGTTCCGGATAGGCATTGGTCAGGAAGGTCTGGTCGAGCAGGATCGAGCAGGTGGTGCGGGCGGGAATTTGCAGCGGGTCACAGCCCGAGATGAAGTCGCTCACCCGGGCGAGTCCTTCGCTGCGGCGGATCTGCGGGATGCGCAGCGGGGTCTCCTCCATCAGCGGAATCTGGCGCGGCACGAGCGCCCGCTGGTAACCGCCGTAGATCGAATGGCCGAACGGGATGCCTTCACCCTCGGCACGCACGGCGTGCCACGAACTGTCGTCGTAACCGGGCTGTTCCCATCCCCACGGATAGCGGCTGCCGTCGATCTGTTCGAAGAATCCGACGTAGGAAACCGGGGTCGGGGCGATCGCTTCGTTGCGGAAAACCTTCCATTCGCCCGGGGTGTTGACGGCCGATTCGGCCTCGGTGTTACCCTGCACGAGCAGGCCGCTCATGAACGATACCTGCGCCTGCGGTTTCAGCTCGCCGCCGTTCCACACCTGCACCGCAAGCGTGTTGCGGCCCGCATGCAGCAGCGGTGCGATGTCCACCGTCTCGTAATACCAGCTGCGCAGGTCGCCGCGCGCCGAACCCCAGCAGGCCGGGGTGCCGTTCACGAAGAGGCGGTAGCGGTTGTCGGCCGTGATGTTGATGACGAACGTTTCGGGCCGTGCGGCCAGGTCGAAGCTGCGCCGGAAATGGTAGACGCCGAAGTCATAGGGCGACGATTCCCCGTCGCGGGCCCAGCGGGTTTCCCATGTGGCCGTCAGCAGGCCGGAGTCGGGAGCCGCGGTGCGGACGGCGGGAAACGCGGCGATCGGCCGGGTGTTGCGTATGGCGGTTTTCGGTTCCGCCGCCCCGGCGGCGGCGATGACGGTGGAAGGCGAGGCGGCTGCACGGATTTCCGGGGAAGAGGCGCTCCAGCAGAGCAACAAGCCGAGGCAGGCAAACGGGAAGGTCGGTTTCATCGGTATGGGTCTTTTTGAGGTTTAGCGGTTTTGTCCGAGTCTGGGTTCGGGTGATTCAGGTCGTTTGGGTAGGTGCGGTAATTTGGTCGATTCGGGTTCTTCACGTCATTCAGGTACTTCGGTCGGACCGGCAGGCTCGGGCTATTCGGCTGGTGTCGGCCGCACGGATGGTTGGGGCACCCGGACGGTTGGGGAAAGGGGGCGGAAACTGAAACCTTTCCGGAGTGCGGAATGTCCCGGAAAAGGGGCGCCTGGCGGGGGGGAACGCTCTACAACCGGCGGAAACTCACCGGAAAAATCGGATGGGTTCGTTTTTTTTTGCACGGCGGCGGAATTTTTTTCGCCCTTCCGCGCGACGGCCGGAAACCCTTTCAAGCCCCGTAAATCCTAATGCCGGACCCTGTAAGCAAAGATAGCAAAATCGTTCGGAATACCGCCCCGTGAAAACAGTTTTTCGCGCTAAAAAGAGGGTAAACGGCTTATAGCCAAAATTCAGGCAGGGAATTTGATATTATCCCCTGCAAATGGGTAACTACTGATAAACGTATAGAGACTCCCAATAACTTTATTCAATATTTTAATCTTTTAAAGCTATGAAAAACTTATTCCTTGTGATGGCAGCCAGCCTGTTCGGCCTGAGCGCATCCGCCCAAGTCCTGATTACCGACGCCGAATACCTTTCGCGCCGTACGGAACGCGTCGAAGCCCGCGCTGCGCGGAATTCCGCCGACCTGAAGCGCATGGACTCGATCGTGATGTCCAAAGGCTACCGTTTCGTGCCCGACCAGTTCCAGCAGATGCCCGCCGGCGTGGCACACACCATTTACAATCCCAACTTCATGCTGACGGTAAAACCGTCGTATGTGGACATCGACCTGCCGTATATCCAGAACGCCGTTGCAGGTCCCGCCATCATCACTTCGCTCAATGCGCTGATGCCGCAGGTGCAAGGCTATGCCGCCGTGCAGAACTCCGACGGCTGGACGATTACCTTCCAGACCGATGCGATGACCGAATACACGTATACTTTCACGCTGACGATCTATTCGCTCACGCAGGAAGGCGTACTGACCGTCGCTACCGACCAGTTCAATACCGTGACCTACCAGGGTACGGTCAAAGCGCTGTTCTAAAAGTAAAACCACTACGGCGATGAAAAAAGGGATTTTGTCGGTTTTGATGCTGCTCGCGGGAACCGTGGTTTTCGCCCAGCGGCCCTCTCTGCCGGTCACTTCTGCGGAGTTCGCTCCGGGAACGGTGCGCCGGCAGGCCCGGGCCGAAGAACGGGCCGAACGCAACGCACGTTTCATAGCCCGGCAGGACAGCCTGGTGCAGTCACGCAACTTCCAGTTCCTGCCCGTCAGCGTGCTCGAGGTGCCCGGCGGAGGCGAGCAGACGATCAACAACATCTACTACTACCTCGCCGTTTTCCCCGACCATATCGAGGTGCACCTGCCTACGCTGAGGGGCTACCTGAATCCTTATGTCGAGGTACTCAATTTCGATGCGCCGCGACCGAAGGATTACAAGGCTTCGAAGACCCAGTCGGGCTGGAATATTTCGTTCAATGCGGCCGACGGGGAGGGGAATGTCTACACATTCGGCATCAACCTTTTCACGGCTACGGGCGAGGCGATCATGACGATGCTGACTCCGCGGAGTACCATCAAGTACGTGGGGTCGCTGGCGGCCAATGAGCCGCTGCTGAACACGCCGCCGTCCGGGGCGAGGTAAGCGCAGGTATTGAAACAGGGAAGGCCCTCCGCATTTGCGGAGGGCCTTTTTGTCTGGGTCCTTCCCTTTTGAACTTTTCCCTTTTTTGGAAAGGTAAGGCCATTTGCGGGTCGCTCGCTTCGGAACCGGTGACCTGCTGAAGCACTCGGTCGCGGGGGAACTGAACTAGCCAGGATCGGACAAGGAGCCGAAGACGAAACCGGAGCGATAAGCCGCATGTATGAAGAGCGAGATGCGTGACGAATCGGATCCGGTTGATGTCGATAATCTCGTGGCTCAGTGAACGCATGGTTGCCTCCCGTGCGCGGAGCGTCCGGGGGGCGGGGACTACCGGGGCAGGCGGATGCCGATGCGGGCGAGCAGGCCGTCGAGGGTGGCGTTGAGTTGCGGGCTCGCGTTGGTGTAGTAGACTGTGGCGCCGAACAGCAGCGAAATGACCAGCGTGCGTACGGCGGCGTCGAGGATGAAATTGCCCAGGTAGGGGATCAGTGCCGAGAGGCCCACCATGGCCCCTGTGAGCAGCACGATCCAGCAGTCGGTGGCGGCGAACGGTTGGATGCGGAAAAATTTCCACACGAAACCGATGCGGATCAGGTTGTAGACGATCACGGTGCTCATCGTGGCGATCGCCGCACCGTTCATGCCCAGCGACGGGATCAGCGCGGCGTTCGACGCGACGGTCATGCCCACCAGCAGCACCGAGAAGGTGAAGTCGTAGCGGTAGCGCTTGCTCGTGATGAGAATCACTCCCGTGAGGCCCGCGTACATTTCGAAGATGCGTCCCAGTCCCAGGAAAAGGAATACGTAGCGTCCGGCCGAGTAAGAGGCGGGCATCAGCGAGAAGATGTTGTCCAGGTTGATCCAAATCGCGAGGAAAAAGAAGCAGCCTACGATCAGGTTCATCAGCGACACGTCGCGGTGGATGCGCTGCATGCCGGCCATATCGCGCTCTTTCCACAGGTTCGTCACCACCGGCGTGGCTACCTTCACCATCGAGCGGTAGGGGATCAGCATCGCGCTGACCATGTACATCATGATCGCATAGATACCGCCCTGCATCAGCCCTTCCATACCTGCCAGCATCGTCTGGTCGATCACGTTGGTCAGGAACACCGACGCGCCGCCGAGGTACTGCCACAGACCGTAGATGCCTGCGATCGTGACGAGCTTTTTGGTGCGCGAGGTAATTACCGGATGCAGGTGGGATTCGCGCAGGTAGAGCGTGTAGAGCAGCAGGATCAGCATCGGGACGAAGTAGATCGCGATGTAACCGACGATGAACTGTTCGAAGTTGAGCACCCCCAGCGCATAGAGCGAAATTTCGGCGGTAATCAGCAGCCGCAGCAGCACTTCGTTGACCGCCGACGAAATGATCGTGCGCGAGAGCGCCTGCAGCCACGCGCTGTAAAAGTTATAGAAAAGGGTCGCCAGCCCGAGCGGGATCAGCAGCAGGTAATATTCCGACAACAGGGGGGACTCCTTGGCGAAGTAGTGCATCACCGGCTCGCGGAAGATCAGGAAGAGCGCCGTGAAGAGCACGAAACCGACGCTGACCCCCAGTGCCGACCAGAAGAAGAGGCCGTTGTGACGTTTGTCCGCAGTGCGGAAAAACGGGAAGAACTTGACGACCGTCGAGTTGATGCCGAGGGCCGAGAACTGCGCGTACATCACCGCCAGAGAAACGAGGATGCTGGTCAGGCCGACCTGCTCCTCGCTCAGGAAGTTCGGGAACAGCAGAATCTTGTTGACATAGCCCACCACGACTCCCACATAGGAGAGGACGGTGATCGCGATGCTGTCCCGCTTGACGATGCCCATGGCGCTTCGGTTTCGGTGTTGGTGTTCGGTTTGCGTGGCGGCCCGATCCGGGGGCTCTCGGCTGCGGCTCGGGCAGCGGTGCCGGGAGCATTCGCGTTTCGCCGCTGTGCGGTCGTGCCGCCGGGAGCCCGCTGCCGGT
This window encodes:
- a CDS encoding DUF4251 domain-containing protein; amino-acid sequence: MKKGILSVLMLLAGTVVFAQRPSLPVTSAEFAPGTVRRQARAEERAERNARFIARQDSLVQSRNFQFLPVSVLEVPGGGEQTINNIYYYLAVFPDHIEVHLPTLRGYLNPYVEVLNFDAPRPKDYKASKTQSGWNISFNAADGEGNVYTFGINLFTATGEAIMTMLTPRSTIKYVGSLAANEPLLNTPPSGAR
- a CDS encoding DUF4251 domain-containing protein, which produces MKNLFLVMAASLFGLSASAQVLITDAEYLSRRTERVEARAARNSADLKRMDSIVMSKGYRFVPDQFQQMPAGVAHTIYNPNFMLTVKPSYVDIDLPYIQNAVAGPAIITSLNALMPQVQGYAAVQNSDGWTITFQTDAMTEYTYTFTLTIYSLTQEGVLTVATDQFNTVTYQGTVKALF
- a CDS encoding lipopolysaccharide biosynthesis protein, which produces MGIVKRDSIAITVLSYVGVVVGYVNKILLFPNFLSEEQVGLTSILVSLAVMYAQFSALGINSTVVKFFPFFRTADKRHNGLFFWSALGVSVGFVLFTALFLIFREPVMHYFAKESPLLSEYYLLLIPLGLATLFYNFYSAWLQALSRTIISSAVNEVLLRLLITAEISLYALGVLNFEQFIVGYIAIYFVPMLILLLYTLYLRESHLHPVITSRTKKLVTIAGIYGLWQYLGGASVFLTNVIDQTMLAGMEGLMQGGIYAIMMYMVSAMLIPYRSMVKVATPVVTNLWKERDMAGMQRIHRDVSLMNLIVGCFFFLAIWINLDNIFSLMPASYSAGRYVFLFLGLGRIFEMYAGLTGVILITSKRYRYDFTFSVLLVGMTVASNAALIPSLGMNGAAIATMSTVIVYNLIRIGFVWKFFRIQPFAATDCWIVLLTGAMVGLSALIPYLGNFILDAAVRTLVISLLFGATVYYTNASPQLNATLDGLLARIGIRLPR